The following is a genomic window from Rutidosis leptorrhynchoides isolate AG116_Rl617_1_P2 chromosome 8, CSIRO_AGI_Rlap_v1, whole genome shotgun sequence.
attaataatacttagtaaGCTAAAATTGGGATTCTTAAAAATTGCTGATTCAATCAAACCAAAGTAATGAATTAACATGATTTATGCAAACCTAGTTTATACCTTAAACTGGTTTAGGGAAAAAATCAAACTCATACGATGCCTTTAAATAACATAAGATGCCATCTCCTCTCCAAAAAATGATTAGTAAAATGTACTAATTAGAAAGAACGACAGTTGTTAAAAAGAGGTGTTCTAGGATGAGCAACAAAAACATAACGAACAACATGCTGTAatgcaaaaagaaaaaaaaatcaaatgaacATTAGTGCAGGTGACACCTGATGTTCGTGTTTGTTATCAAATCAAATGACCAAGAATAGATCTTGCATACTCGATCACAACAGTTTGCATCCATAGACAAATACCGAGGTACGGTATACTGTACTCAAGTGCGTATTTTGCGGCAATGATTTTCCCTTCAACACATCTGTCACGAAAACCGCCCGAAACAAGAACACCATCCGCAGACTATAAAAATGAAAAGAGAAAATAAGATTATGTTGGAGATAACAtgtaaggatcgtatagcccaaacaaaatgtcctgcaatataagcccaagagtccatccttttctaaaactaattggcgatagagggacttccccttagacttatatacatacatttgttttgtcctatgagcgatgtgggactttggtttgcacctccaacaaacctcccctcaaacccaagtccatctgggcctcccctccaacgatagtgcggatccaacctttaccgccgccaaCTCGGAACTCTCAACCTAAAAAGGGTctattatttaataataacaattttagagGTTTTTTCATATTTAAAAGCACTTTAGGTGACTTTCAACCCGTTTGACCAATCAACTCACTAAACCGAGGGAAATACACTACAACCCAAAATGACCTGATTTTTTTGGCAAAAGAGGGCACTGCTTTTAAATTACTGTAAAAAAAGGTATGTGTGAATGAAGATACATATGAATCTGAAAGACCCGTATACTTCCCAACCATGGAAATTCTTACCTGCAtgcataaaaaaaaaaactaagaagATTAGCAAAGACAATAAAACAGATTTATGTTGAAATTTTATGTCTACAATAAAAATACCGGCTCGTTTAGCATGTCACACAGTTGAGCCCTAGCTGTCCATTCTCTTAAAACGGACTTGCAAGAGATAATGTACCAGAAGACGATTTCAATATTGATCGAGCAATAAAGCCAATCAGAGGCTGCTAAACACTGGGTTGGGTAACACGTCAAAATGGTTCGGACTGCATTAAGCAACCCCACAAACACTTTAATTTAATGTAAAGATAATGCATTAAATAGTATTACAAACGTGTATATattgaataaaataaaataacttttttTTAAAAGCCAGATTAGAACAATGTAAGCGTCTAAATTTAATGTGACTTGATCAATTCCTCCGCAAACCGTTTGACCCACTTCTTTTACAAAAAATTCATAATTTGACCGATTACCATATAAACGACTGAAATAGCCACCTCTAAAACCAAGTAATGCAGGTTGTCGCCTCGTGATTAGTCGGCTCGGAAAGAGAGTCGGAAACTCGAGCTCGAAACACTGAATTTTAAAGCTGACTTTTAAAATGCTTACACGTTTAACGGTTTTTTAAAGTAAGATGCTTTTCGAAAAATCTTGAAAATCAATTGaccaaattataaattaaaaactaagTGAAACGGGTTACTGTTCAAAGTTCAAACAACTTGCAGAAGAAAAAAAAAGGATAAAAAAGAAAACAACTTAAAAGGTCGGATCGATACTCATCTGTCGTTCTTGGTTGATAAAGGACCATGCTCCACTTATGAGTATAACTTCAAATGACAAACCCTGAAGATGAACATAAAGGCATTTTTCACATATATGCAATGAAATGGCTAAACAGATGTAACGAATGAGTAGGTAAATGTTTATCAACCTGAACTTTGTGAAGATTCCGATCAGTTAGAATCTTATAACCGGATAATTAACCCACAATACTCAGTTGTCAATCCAGGCTCCCATCTAAAGAGTGTTGTCAAAGTTGAAAACTTGATGGCAAATTTCTGCAAAATATTTATGACTTAATGAAACATTGAAACATCTATCTATAAACACCTCTAATTATTCAAAAGTGAGATTCACATAAAAATGTGATATTGATAACTAAAATTCTTAAATGGTATTACTTACCTATGCGTTTTAAATAGATATTACAAAGCTACAAAGTTGCTTACATTAAGAAAGTAAGTTGTGTACGAAAGTCATAATAATGAATACCTTTGTCCCATTAAAAATTCGAACTCTAGACTATCTTGACTGGTAGCAATAAATTACCGATTTTAACTGTAATGTATGGGCAATAGAACACTGTAAACATTAGGTAAGACAGTGTGGTTACCTCCACATGCCTCACAACTAATAAAATCCAACGATAATCTGAATTGAGGATCACCACAGAGACAACATTTAGGTTGACTGGGGATGGAATCAAACTGCTTTGAAGCCACAATATGATTTTTGGGCCTGAAATTTGTAACCATATTTCTCATCCTCAACAATATTAACTGTCAGCATATAATAAATCAAGAAAATAGCAAAGAAATTATAACTGCACATCAAGAAAACATAGAAAAAGTTAAAGAGGACCTCTTTAACTTAGCCAATGTACAAACCTAACCCCATGATAAAAATCGATACATCTAATATCTCGATTTGATTAGGGTTTGAACATAATAAATTTCGGAATTAATTCAACTAAATAAAGATTTAAGTGAAAAACACAAATTAAAATACCTGTATATATCGTGAACATACAAAACAAAATATAATGCATCATTGATGTATCTCCATATGGTTACCGTGATTATTTCAATGGCTCCTCTCTACTAAGAATATCAATAATCTGCTGTGATTACATAATCTTCAGTTAGTAGCCTTTTTCTTGATAAAACCGTATTTGTCGAATCTAATCTACACGATACAGATTAACTCAGATTATTGTTTGCACAGTGGATCGATAGATACTGAAATCCAGGAAGAAGATGATAGCCGCCTAATTGTAAAAGGTTTTGTTTCTAATTCGTAAAAAGGTTTATGAATTGTGTTTGTGGAAGGAGCGTCGAATATCAGAGAAAAGAACGTGATTTTTTCGTAAATTTTTTCCGTATTTGTTTGTGTATGCAATTTTATCCCAGGGGTAATTTAGGGAGTATTGTGAAACTaatttgatttattagctaatagatGAAGATGGAGAATTTTGACCATTAGATTAAGGGGTAAGGTGAAGTCATTTTTTAATCTAAGGGTTTTAAAGGAGGCTTTGAAAAAGATTATTAGCTAATAAAAACTCTTTTTAATGTATAAAAGGATAGGATATGTAAATTCGCGggtaaattgaaaaaaaaaatctaaTGAATTAGCAGTGGGTATTACCCGTGACGGTTAATATATATTCGCAACCCGCTCACGATCCGTCGGCGGGTACAGTGCTTTACCCGTAATGGTACCCGCGGATAGGATTTCCTGATTTTACCCCCCGTCACAGGTCCGATACTCGCGTATCTCGGATTTTTTTTTCCGCCCATTTCCATCCCTAATTATCTTAGAACGAAAAATTCACGCACTCTCGCATAATATCCTAAACAAAAGTCAAATTCATGACCTCATGATCAGAAAGGCTCCACAATACCGCTAGACAAAATGAGTTTCCATCCCTAATAGATATTGTATGTGAAAATTTTGTGCGGTGCGATTACATGCCTACCAACTCATCAAATTTAAGTAGGTGGGATTTagttaatacggagtaattaaatACGAGTAGTTGTCAATTCACAGGTTTTCACCGATTTCAATTTTTGTTAAATAATGAGGAAAACAAATCTTCGTTTCGCTGTGTGATGGTTTTGATCTATTAGTTATCGATTAATATGATGTTTACAATATAAAGGAAGTGAAAAAAAGTCGTAAAAAAAAAGAAagaatacaatttttttttaaaaatgaatgatcgTCTTACTCTTGAAGGGGTTCAAAATTACTCACCAGTAATTGTATATGTTATAATTTatgtaggtttgtgaatcaacataAGTTTTATACCAAGCTTCCAACAACTCAAACTACACAACAAATATTATTAATCAAAACCTTTTAGTTATCTTATTATTACTCTATATTATATCATTACACATTTATCAGTATATATGCTTTCAATCTTCAACATTTACATATCAACTGTTCTAGTgacatcttattatttttttttgaaaggcaagatatattattaatatataaaaaattagcaAGAAGCTAGATATTATAACGAAAAAAAGAAAACGATTACTCACACAAACACGAATAAAATTGAGCACAATAACGAAATTACAACCCCGAAGATTATGGCTTGAACGAAAAAAGCTAGCGATCAAATGACTTAAACTAAACTACACAAGAACCCGATCATTGACCTACGACCAACCACTATAGAAACACCTATGATTCAGAATCCGAGGACGAAAAATCGTCATCTTCTTCATCGTCATCTTCGCCATCACTATCTTCCCAACTCACAAACATATCAATAAATGTCATCCACTCATACAATTTACGTTCATCTCGATGTTTCTTACGCTTCATTAGATTTTTTTTTGCTTGATATAATTGAAAAAATGATGCTTACTTTTCAAATTACCCGTTCTATTGTGTTGAATTCGAGAACGTAAACGGTCTACAAAGAAACCAGACGGCTCACTAGTACACGAGGCATTGAACAGAGTCCCACGAACACTTGACACTTGGGTTGCTGAGTTATCCAAAAAAGATGCACATGGAATATTAGATGAATGAGCCGAACATGTATCATGACCCAAATTTAATTCATATGAATTTCTTTCTTCCATGCAGCAAGTAGGAGAAATATTAAATAATTTGGGTCCACTTAAATCATCTCTTTTCTCCTCGAAAGAAGTACTACTTTTGATTCACACGTTACTTTATTTTTGCAAGCAGATTCATAGTTACAGGTTGGCTTGGAATCCACACCCACATCATAATTGCAACAGAATAATGCGTCGATTCCAAAGCCCGACTCCTCCTCTCCTGACCTATCTTACTCGGCTACCATCTGTTCATCTTCTCCGACTGTCCGCTTAAAAACATCGTCGGAATCACCAAAAGTTTCATTCACGACACGCATATATTCGTCCGATCCATACTGATCACTACTGTTTGTATCATTAGTATTTTGCTTCATGGTATCCCAACCCGGATTTTCAGGTTCAACGGGAGCAATTCCGACTGTTGGTTTTTTTCCGGTGAACAAAAATTCGTCACCTAGCTAAATCGTCATCATTTTGCTTTTTATCAACCACTTTTATGAAAGAATAATCCTTACAATCCAGCGAATCGTTGACCCCAATATGGGTATCTGAAAAACCATGGGAGGGAGCATCAGTCCCTGATTCGCGATGACCATCTTCTTCCTCATCCGAAGTTCCTGAAAACTTTGATGTTGAACTAGATTTATCGCAACAAccaaaactgtgacgacccggaaattttcgaccaaatttaaatttaaatttttatgattttaaccgatgattcacgaacaaatatttgcaactagacatgaataaaaatatatataaatatatatattttataatgtgataaaaatataataataacttagtcataaaacgtttagatttaaaataataatattattatatatattaagacgatgattttaagaagcaaatgaccaaaacactcaaatgaataagttacactttgactgggataatttttcattgatttgagtcttgttattgataaaggtacattacacgaaacgtaaagtaccagttttctaagcgtacgaaaatgcgttcgaaaaaccgaaaccggtacttaagtcgagggtcaacgtacaacacatcggtgtaaaaattacaaatcaactatgcacgagaatataatataatatttaattaattctaaagattaaatatattatatattaaataatatatatatatacataaaaaaa
Proteins encoded in this region:
- the LOC139861273 gene encoding uncharacterized protein isoform X1, with amino-acid sequence MIRTILTCYPTQCLAASDWLYCSINIEIVFWYIISCKSVLREWTARAQLCDMLNEPVRISMVGKYTGLSDSYSADGVLVSGGFRDRCVEGKIIAAKYALEYSIPYLGICLWMQTVVIEGCNIHLIPFVHLRIVSAPLMRIDRVIIGLIL
- the LOC139861273 gene encoding uncharacterized protein isoform X5, which codes for MIRTILTCYPTQCLAASDWLYCSINIEIVFWYIISCKSVLREWTARAQLCDMLNEPVRISMVGKYTGLSDSYSADGVLVSGGFRDRCVEGKIIAAKYALEYSIPYLGICLWMQTVVIEYARSILGHLI
- the LOC139861273 gene encoding uncharacterized protein isoform X2; the protein is MIRTILTCYPTQCLAASDWLYCSINIEIVFWYIISCKSVLREWTARAQLCDMLNEPVRISMVGKYTGLSDSYSADGVLVSGGFRDRCVEGKIIAAKYALEYSIPYLGICLWMQTVVIEGCNIHLIPFVHLRIVSAPLMRYIFQD
- the LOC139861273 gene encoding uncharacterized protein isoform X3, translated to MIRTILTCYPTQCLAASDWLYCSINIEIVFWYIISCKSVLREWTARAQLCDMLNEPVRISMVGKYTGLSDSYSADGVLVSGGFRDRCVEGKIIAAKYALEYSIPYLGICLWMQTVVIDMLFVMFLLLILEHLFLTTVVLSN
- the LOC139861273 gene encoding uncharacterized protein isoform X4 → MIRTILTCYPTQCLAASDWLYCSINIEIVFWYIISCKSVLREWTARAQLCDMLNEPSADGVLVSGGFRDRCVEGKIIAAKYALEYSIPYLGICLWMQTVVIEGCNIHLIPFVHLRIVSAPLMRIDRVIIGLIL